In one Lolium rigidum isolate FL_2022 chromosome 3, APGP_CSIRO_Lrig_0.1, whole genome shotgun sequence genomic region, the following are encoded:
- the LOC124703993 gene encoding DELLA protein SLN1-like — translation MKREYQDAGGSSAAGAGDMGMSKDKMMLSAPPPQEDEDVDELLAALGYKVRSSDMADVAQKLEQLEMAMGMGGVPAPDDGFTTHLATETVHYNPTDLSSWVESMLSELNAPPPPLPPAPTSSTVTADAFFDLPPPSIDSSSTSYALRPIPSPPVDLSADSVPRDPKRMRTSGSTSSSSSSSSSLGGCVVEAAPPASEANAIALPVVVADTQEAGIRLVHALLACAEAVQQENFPAAEALVKQIPLLAASQGGAMRKVAAYFGEALARRVFRFRPQPDSSHLDAAFADLLHAHFYESCPYLKFAHFTANQAILEAFAGCRRVHVVDFGIKQGMQWPALLQALALRPGGPPSFRLTGVGPPQPDETDALQQVGWKLAQFAHTIGVDFQYRGLVAATLADLEPFMLQPEAEDGPNEEPEVIAVNSVFEMHRLLAQPGALEKVLGTVRAVRPRIVTVVEQEANHNTGSFLDRFTESLHYYSTMFDSLEGAGSAPSEISSGSSSAAAAANAAPGTDQVMSEVYLGRQICNVVACEGAERTERHETLGQWRGRLGHAGFETVHLGSNAYKQASTLLALFAGGDGYKVDEKEGCLTLGWHTRPLIATSAWRMAAAAAP, via the coding sequence ATGAAGCGTGAGTACCAAGACGCCGGCgggagcagcgccgccggcgccggcgacatgGGCATGTCCAAGGACAAGATGATGctgtccgcgccgccgccgcaggaggacgaggacgtcGACGAGCTCCTCGCCGCGCTCGGCTACAAGGTGCGCTCCTCCGACATGGCCGACGTCGCGCAGAAGCTGGAGCAGCTCGAGATGGCCATGGGAATGGGCGGCGTCCCCGCCCCCGACGACGGCTTCACCACGCACCTCGCCACCGAGACCGTCCACTACAACCCCACCGACCTCTCCTCCTGGGTCGAGAGCATGCTCTCCGAGCTcaacgccccgccgccgccgctcccgcccGCGCCCACCTCCTCCACCGTCACGGCCGACGCCTTCTTCGACCTCCCACCCCCTTCCATCGACTCCTCCAGCACCTCCTACGCGCTCAGGCCGATCCCTTCCCCGCCCGTCGACCTCTCCGCCGACTCCGTGCCGCGGGACCCCAAGCGGATGCGCACCAGCGGCagcacgtcctcctcctcctcctcctcctcctccctcggcGGCTGCGTGGTCGAGGCCGCTCCACCGGCCTCGGAGGCCAACGCCATCGCGCTCCCCGTCGTGGTGGCCGACACGCAGGAGGCCGGGATCCGGCTGGTGCACGCGCTGCTGGCGTGCGCGGAGGCCGTGCAGCAGGAGAACTTCCCGGCCGCCGAGGCCCTCGTCAAACAAATccccctcctcgccgcctcccaGGGCGGCGCCATGCGCAAGGTGGCCGCCTACTTCGGGGAGGCGCTGGCCCGCCGCGTCTTCCGCTTCCGCCCGCAGCCCGACAGCTCCCACCTCGACGCCGCCTTCGCCGACCTCCTCCACGCCCACTTCTACGAGTCCTGCCCCTACCTCAAGTTCGCGCACTTCACCGCCAACCAGGCCATCCTCGAGGCCTTCGCCGGCTGCCGCCGCGTCCACGTCGTCGACTTCGGGATCAAGCAGGGCATGCAGTGGCCGGCCCTCCTCCAGGCCCTGGCGCTCCGCCCCGGCGGCCCCCCTTCGTTCCGCCTCACGGGCGTCGGCCCCCCGCAGCCCGACGAGACCGACGCGCTGCAGCAGGTGGGGTGGAAGCTCGCCCAGTTCGCGCACACCATCGGCGTCGACTTCCAGTACCGCGGCCTCGTCGCCGCCACGCTCGCCGACCTCGAGCCCTTCATGCTGCAGCCGGAGGCCGAGGACGGGCCCAACGAGGAGCCCGAGGTAATCGCCGTCAACTCCGTCTTCGAGATGCACCGCCTCCTCGCGCAGCCCGGCGCCCTGGAAAAGGTCCTCGGCACCGTGCGCGCCGTGCGGCCGAGGATCGTCACCGTGGTGGAGCAGGAGGCCAACCACAACACAGGCTCCTTCCTCGACCGCTTCACCGAGTCCCTGCACTACTACTCCACCATGTTCGACTCCCTGGAGGGCGCCGGCTCCGCCCCGTCCGAAATCTCATCTGGGTCTtcctccgctgccgccgccgccaacgccgctCCTGGCACGGACCAGGTCATGTCCGAGGTGTACCTCGGCCGGCAGATCTGCAATGTCGTGGCCTGCGAGGGCGCCGAGCGCACTGAGCGCCACGAGACACTGGGCCAGTGGCGCGGCCGCCTCGGCCACGCCGGCTTCGAGACCGTCCACCTCGGCTCCAACGCCTACAAGCAGGCCAGCACGCTGCTCGCGCtcttcgccggcggcgacggctacAAGGTGGACGAGAAGGAAGGCTGCCTCACGCTCGGCTGGCACACGCGCCCGCTCATCGCCACCTCCGCATGgcgcatggccgccgccgccgcgccatga